A window of Gopherus evgoodei ecotype Sinaloan lineage chromosome 13, rGopEvg1_v1.p, whole genome shotgun sequence contains these coding sequences:
- the TESC gene encoding calcineurin B homologous protein 3, with translation MGSAHSMPEEIQELADKTGFTLEQIEHLHRRFKQISGDQRTIRKESFDRIPDLEFNPIRSKIVRAFFDKRNLRQASDGLAEEINFEDFLTIMSYFRPMEMNMDEEQLDHFRKEKLKFLFHMYDSDNDGKITLQEYRKVVEELLSRNPHLEKESARSIADGAMMEAASICVGQMEPDQVYEGITFEDFLKMWQGIDIDTKMHVRFLNMEPIAHCH, from the exons TCACTCTGGAACAAATTGAGCATCTTCACCGGAGATTCAAGCAGATAAGTGGGGACCAGCGAACCATCCG CAAGGAGAGTTTTGACAGGATCCCTGACCTGGAGTTCAATCCAATTAGATCAAAAATTGTCCGTGCCTTTTTTGACAAGAG GAACCTACGGCAGGCATCAGATGGGTTAGCTGAGGAGATCAACTTTGAGGACTTCCTGACCATCATGTCCTACTTCAGACCCATGGAGATGAACATGGACGAAGAGCAGCTGGATCACTTCCGAAAAGAGAAACTAAAAT TTCTCTTTCATATGTACGATTCGGACAATGATGGGAAGATCACCCTGCAGGAATACAGAAAA GTGGTGGAAGAGCTGCTGTCAAGGAACCCCCACCTGGAGAAGGAGTCGGCGAGGTCAATTGCAGATGGTGCCATGATGGAGGCTGCCAGCATCTGTGTGGGACAAATG GAGCCAGACCAGGTGTACGAGGGAATCACATTTGAAGACTTTCTTAAG atgtggcaggggaTTGACATCGACACCAAGATGCACGTCCGCTTTCTAAACATGGAGCCTATTGCACACTGCCACTGA